Below is a genomic region from Nitrospinaceae bacterium.
TGAAGGCAAATCAACTCGACTAAAATGTGATTGCGCCCTTTGCCAGGGTTCACGCCTTTTTTTGCAGGCTCCACTTTCCCTCCTCATGCCTGCATACAAAATTCGGCCGGGACGGAAACACTTGCCCCATTGATTGCTTTGGCGGTTTTCACGGTATCAGAATGCAAATGACTCGGACTGGGCCAGCTTTCGCTACGATCGTAACCAAGTCCAAAGAGTCGTTTTTCAGGCAGGGGTCAAATCCCGGTATTTTTTTCCAAGGATTTGTCTGACCACATTTTTCAGCTCGGTGAGGTCGGCGGATTTAACAACATAGGCGTCGGACGCCCAAACCCGAAAATCCCGTTTAAAACCCCCATAGGCAGTGCAAAGCACGACCGGAATATCACTTTCTTCCTCCTTCAATTTTCTCATCAATTCAATGCCGTCTTCTCCCGGCATTTTAATATCCAATGTAACAATATCCGGTTTATTATTCCGGATTTTCTCCAATCCTTCTTCCGCAGAGGCCGCCACCAAAACCTCGTAACCCTCGTCTTGAAATTCTTCTTTATAAAGGAGCCGAATATTATTTTCGTCATCTATAACAAGAATTCTGACCATACCCTCCCCCTGTTCTCTTCAGTTATCTTAAATAATAAGGTATGGTCCGGCCATGAAAACTTCCATTAAATATTTTTAATCTTCCAGAATATAAAATGGGCGGCGTTAATTAAGGAGGGAGGTTAAAAACAGGACAGGTTTTTTTTAGTGAATTTGAAAAGAGGAGGGGTAAAAGAAAGGTATTCTATATTTCCAATCGCAACGCAGGTTCGGGTGAAGGGAAGATGTTGAAATTCGACAATCTCCTCACGAACCATCGCATTTTTTATTCGACGGAAAGCGGTTTTTTAGCTTTTGAATCTCTAATCGAGTAATATTCTTTGAAATATTTCCGGTGGTATTCGTAATACTCATCGCGTTGATATTTCACTTTATTGAGAACGACTCCGAAAATCCGCGATCGATGCCCAGCATGCTTGGCCCCACCCTGGCCGTTTTGACCGTTTGACCTTCCTTTAAAACTCAAATCGGACGTCGCGGCGGACAGTTTGCTCAGTGTTCTTGAAATCAGTGCCTTATCCTTCATTCCCGAACCGATGACAAACAACACCCCATCGGAAAGCTGCGCCGCGATAGAGACATAGGAAAATGCCAGTGCAGGTGGGGTATCTATTAAAACAACATCGAAAATTTTTCGGGTGACATTCAAAAGCTTTTCAAATATTCCGTAGTTCAGCATATCGGGATAATCGCTTTTCAAATTCCCCCGAGGCAAAACATAAACCCCCTTGACTGAAGACTTAACAAAAATATTATCGATTTTTTTGCCGTCCATAATATGGTTTTGCATAATGCTTTGAAATAACTTGGGACTCTCAAGAATGTCAAGCAGGCCGAGCCGGTTCTTCGTCTTTAGAATTTCAGCGACTTTGGGCCGGAGAAGATCCCCTTCGATGACCAGCACCCTTTTATTTTCCTGGGCAAAGGTGACAGCCAGATTGGTCAACACCGTGGTTTTTCCCTCTTTAGGAGTGGAGCTTGTGACCATAAGCACTTTATGAGGCTCAACAAAGCCATTCAGCATCAAATTGGTTTTTACGGTTCTAAACTCTTCCGCTAAAAACGCATTGGCGCGATTTGCCACCGGCAGCGGCAGATCCCTTTTCCCGATGATTCCGGTTGCTCCGAGAAAAGGAAATGGAATTTGCCGGATAACATCTTCAACCGTAATCATGGTTTTATTGACTCTTTCCAGGAACATAACCCAAAGCGACCCGCCAATGACTCCTGAAATAAAGAAAACGACCATGGCAAAAGCTTTTCTCGGTTTAATCGGAATAAAGGGAACCTCAGCATCGTCAACAATCTGAATGGAACTTTCACTGCTGTATGCGGCAATATCGACTTGCTTGAACCGTTTCAAAAGGTCGTTGTGTAAAATTTTATTGGTTTCAAATTCATCCTTTAAAGCATTGAAAATGAATTCCTGATTATCCATTTTCATAATCTGGTTTTTTTCTCCGTGCATTTCATTTTCCAGGGATTGCTCATGCAGGACGGTGCTTTTATAGTCAATATTTATGGACGAAATCAAACGATCGATTTCCTCGGGAACCCTCGCCTCCACCGCTTTCATTTTTTGGTAAATAATCTGAACTTTAGGGTGCAAGGTGCTGTACTCATGGGTCAGCTCCTCATACTCCTTAACCAAATTTGCATATGAGGAGATTAAAGCGTTCGCGGATGATGTTTTCAAGTTATCTGGAAGCGTGTGCAACAACTTGACGGGATCTCTTTTGAGATCTAACAATAATTTTCTCAATTCGGACAACCTGAGTTTTTCCGATTTTACCCTGCGAATTTCCTCCTGGGACCGGCTCAAATTGTGACTGGAAATTTCCCGGTTCTTTTTAAAATCAATGATGTTATTTTTTTTACGAAAATTGGCCAGCTTGACTTCCGCGGCCTGCATTTTCTCCTTCAAATCTAAAAGCTTTTCGGACATCCATTTTTCCGAACCATCCAAAACCTTACCGCGGCGGCTGATATTTCTCTTTATCAGCAAATCCAGGAACGTGTTATTGATTTGCGCAATGAGCACCGGGTCATACCCTTGAAAAGCAATTCGAACAACATGACTTTTAGATATTGGATAGATTTTCAGCCTTTCCATAAATTTTTTGACCAGCCGCGCCTCAGGGTCATTGTTAATTTTCTCAGGTTCGACCTTTTGCTGAGTTAAACCCAGACTTTCAAAAATCGATCGAATCGCGCTTTTAATAAAGCTAATATCTATCAGCGGGGGTTCTTTCTTAAATTCTTCGCTTTCAACGAGGTTGAGCTCTTCAATAACACTCCTAACCAGAGAACGGCTTTGCAGTAAGGCGTATTGCGTCTTATAAAATTCCGTTTGGGTGGGGTCCACTTCTGCAAACTGTTGATTCTCGCCGGCAAAACGATCCGAGGTTTGCGTTCCGATCAAAATTATAGAGTCCGCCTGGTAAACCGGTTTGGCGGTATAAACGTAAATCAAACCCAATAGGGTAAAAAGAAAAATTATGCCCAAAAAAGCAAATTTTCGCTTTTTGAGACCTTTGAAAACTTCGGAAAAGTTTGGAGCGGGACTTTCTTGCTGGAAATTATTCTGATTCATGAACTACCCTTATGCCATTTGATTATAAGTTGCAAGAGTTGCTAAAAATCCAATTTCTTTATTTGTATCTGGTGTGCCGTAAAAGGGGCTTCTCATTTCTATAAAAACCCATAAAGAATTTTTGGTCTAAGCAACTAAAACTCTAATGCAATTGTTGATTAAAAAATTTTTATTCAATCAGGATCAAGCATTGTTATTATGCGATGGCCCTCAAATATCCCATAGAAGGAAAAATTTCTTAAAAATAGTGTAGGATTTTGAAATCACTAAACAATCGCAGTTTTGTCACAATCCAGTAAAGAAACCCCTTATGGGAATGGATCAACCTTTTCCCAATAAAAAACAATACTGAACCCGACCCCACCTCTTAAAAGGCCTGTTTAGGCCTTAACCGCTACAAAGAGGATGATTATTTGGCTTTTAGAAGGGCGAGATCTATAGTTCACATTAACAGTTAAAATCTAAATTGATCGATTTCATATACATTAACATATTCCCTTCTTTTTTCTTAGGAAAATCCTTCTTCCAAATTCAGTGACCCCGAATCACCTACACTCCTGCAAAAACAATTGTAAATACTTTTCTAACAAGCCTTCCCGCAAACCATTGAATTTTTAATACTGAAGCTAAAACCCAGCCTTGGCAACCGTCACAC
It encodes:
- a CDS encoding two-component system response regulator, which gives rise to MVRILVIDDENNIRLLYKEEFQDEGYEVLVAASAEEGLEKIRNNKPDIVTLDIKMPGEDGIELMRKLKEEESDIPVVLCTAYGGFKRDFRVWASDAYVVKSADLTELKNVVRQILGKKYRDLTPA
- a CDS encoding chain-length determining protein, with protein sequence MNQNNFQQESPAPNFSEVFKGLKKRKFAFLGIIFLFTLLGLIYVYTAKPVYQADSIILIGTQTSDRFAGENQQFAEVDPTQTEFYKTQYALLQSRSLVRSVIEELNLVESEEFKKEPPLIDISFIKSAIRSIFESLGLTQQKVEPEKINNDPEARLVKKFMERLKIYPISKSHVVRIAFQGYDPVLIAQINNTFLDLLIKRNISRRGKVLDGSEKWMSEKLLDLKEKMQAAEVKLANFRKKNNIIDFKKNREISSHNLSRSQEEIRRVKSEKLRLSELRKLLLDLKRDPVKLLHTLPDNLKTSSANALISSYANLVKEYEELTHEYSTLHPKVQIIYQKMKAVEARVPEEIDRLISSINIDYKSTVLHEQSLENEMHGEKNQIMKMDNQEFIFNALKDEFETNKILHNDLLKRFKQVDIAAYSSESSIQIVDDAEVPFIPIKPRKAFAMVVFFISGVIGGSLWVMFLERVNKTMITVEDVIRQIPFPFLGATGIIGKRDLPLPVANRANAFLAEEFRTVKTNLMLNGFVEPHKVLMVTSSTPKEGKTTVLTNLAVTFAQENKRVLVIEGDLLRPKVAEILKTKNRLGLLDILESPKLFQSIMQNHIMDGKKIDNIFVKSSVKGVYVLPRGNLKSDYPDMLNYGIFEKLLNVTRKIFDVVLIDTPPALAFSYVSIAAQLSDGVLFVIGSGMKDKALISRTLSKLSAATSDLSFKGRSNGQNGQGGAKHAGHRSRIFGVVLNKVKYQRDEYYEYHRKYFKEYYSIRDSKAKKPLSVE